From a single Kitasatospora azatica KCTC 9699 genomic region:
- a CDS encoding MFS transporter, whose protein sequence is MADTLYRWRWVALFVILAAEVMDLLDSLVTNIAGPSIRADIGGGESLIQWLGAAYTLAMAIGLITGGRLGDIFGRKRMYLIGAVGFTLGSVACGLAQTPGQLIAARVVQGLLGAVMLPQGLGMLKEMFSEKEQAAAFGMFGPVMGLSTVGGPILAGWLVDADLWGSGWRMIFLINIPLGLFAIAGGIAFLPEWRSTRAVRLDLVGAILAAVGSALIVFPLVQGREHGWPAWAFVLIALSVAVFTCFAWFEARKSARGGDPLVEPSLFRKRGFSGGMALGLVFFSAMTGFWLTFSLYTQIGLHYSPFKAGLAGIPSSIGMVVAFIAAQAVLRFGRKVMHGGLLVMLLGVGGVILTLQLAGADVTPWQLAPALAVTGLGMGFVMAPFFDTVLASVEPHETGSASGTLTSVQQLGAALGTAILGTVFFERIKTSTFVRAEQFTLGVEIAMLAVVFLAIFLLPKHARPQETPDTESAEPEPQMQQALSG, encoded by the coding sequence ATGGCCGACACCCTCTACAGATGGCGTTGGGTCGCGCTCTTCGTGATCCTCGCCGCGGAGGTCATGGACCTCCTCGACTCCCTGGTCACCAACATCGCCGGACCGTCGATCCGCGCCGACATCGGCGGCGGCGAGAGCCTGATCCAGTGGCTCGGCGCCGCCTACACCCTCGCCATGGCGATCGGCCTGATCACCGGCGGTCGCCTCGGTGACATCTTCGGCCGCAAGCGCATGTACCTGATCGGCGCGGTCGGCTTCACCCTCGGCTCGGTCGCCTGCGGCCTGGCCCAGACGCCGGGCCAGTTGATCGCCGCCCGGGTGGTCCAAGGGCTGCTGGGCGCGGTCATGCTGCCGCAGGGCCTGGGCATGCTGAAGGAGATGTTCTCCGAGAAGGAGCAGGCGGCCGCCTTCGGCATGTTCGGACCGGTGATGGGCTTGTCCACGGTGGGCGGTCCGATCCTGGCCGGCTGGCTGGTCGACGCCGACCTGTGGGGCTCCGGCTGGCGGATGATCTTCCTGATCAACATCCCGCTCGGCCTCTTCGCCATCGCCGGCGGCATCGCCTTCCTGCCCGAGTGGAGGAGCACCCGCGCGGTCCGGCTCGACCTGGTCGGCGCGATCCTCGCCGCGGTCGGATCGGCGCTGATCGTCTTCCCGCTCGTCCAGGGCCGTGAACACGGCTGGCCGGCTTGGGCGTTCGTGCTGATCGCGCTGTCGGTGGCGGTCTTCACCTGCTTCGCCTGGTTCGAGGCACGCAAGAGCGCGCGCGGCGGTGACCCGCTGGTCGAGCCCAGCCTGTTCCGCAAGCGGGGCTTCAGCGGAGGAATGGCGCTCGGCCTGGTCTTCTTCTCCGCCATGACCGGCTTCTGGCTGACCTTCAGCCTCTACACCCAGATCGGCCTGCACTACTCGCCGTTCAAGGCCGGTCTGGCCGGAATCCCCTCCTCGATCGGCATGGTCGTGGCGTTCATCGCCGCGCAGGCCGTGCTGAGGTTCGGGCGCAAGGTCATGCACGGCGGGCTGCTCGTGATGCTGCTGGGCGTCGGGGGCGTCATCCTGACGCTGCAGCTCGCCGGCGCCGACGTGACGCCGTGGCAGCTGGCTCCGGCCCTCGCGGTGACCGGACTCGGCATGGGCTTCGTGATGGCGCCCTTCTTCGACACCGTGCTCGCCTCGGTCGAGCCGCACGAGACCGGCTCGGCCTCCGGCACCCTCACCTCCGTCCAGCAGCTCGGCGCAGCCCTGGGCACCGCGATCCTCGGCACGGTCTTCTTCGAGCGGATCAAGACCAGCACCTTCGTCCGGGCCGAGCAGTTCACCCTCGGCGTGGAGATCGCGATGCTCGCCGTGGTGTTCCTCGCCATCTTCCTGCTCCCGAAGCACGCCCGGCCCCAGGAGACGCCCGACACCGAGTCGGCCGAGCCGGAGCCGCAGATGCAGCAGGCGCTCAGCGGTTGA
- a CDS encoding TetR/AcrR family transcriptional regulator C-terminal domain-containing protein, with product MSSAMPEIPWHKARKTEARQPLSQEAIIDAGIRILDAEGLVGVTMRRVAQELGTGPASLYAHVSNKDELCDLMLERIAGEIRLPEQPDPARWKEQVKQICLEAQQVYSRHRDITVVSLGSIPVGANQLRITEFLFGLMLQAGIPDQVAAWALDGLGQLIDSDAYEGALYSSRFTPGTDVDAYFQQIKDYFSRLPKDRYPLLSSMADTMVDGGGDERFAFKLDVFLRGLESYIDKPAG from the coding sequence ATGTCCTCCGCGATGCCCGAGATCCCGTGGCACAAGGCACGAAAGACCGAGGCTCGGCAGCCCTTGAGCCAGGAGGCCATCATCGACGCGGGGATCCGCATCCTCGACGCCGAGGGCCTGGTCGGCGTCACGATGCGGCGGGTCGCCCAGGAGCTCGGCACCGGACCGGCCTCGCTCTACGCGCACGTCTCCAACAAGGACGAGCTGTGCGACCTCATGCTGGAGCGGATCGCCGGCGAGATCCGACTGCCCGAGCAGCCCGACCCGGCTCGCTGGAAGGAGCAGGTCAAGCAGATCTGCCTGGAGGCGCAGCAGGTCTACTCCCGCCACCGCGACATCACCGTGGTGTCCCTGGGCAGCATCCCGGTGGGTGCGAACCAGCTGCGGATCACCGAGTTCCTGTTCGGCCTGATGCTGCAGGCCGGCATTCCGGACCAGGTCGCGGCCTGGGCGCTGGACGGCCTCGGCCAGCTGATCGACTCCGATGCCTACGAAGGCGCGCTCTACAGCAGCAGGTTCACCCCGGGCACCGACGTGGACGCCTACTTCCAGCAGATCAAGGACTACTTCTCCCGGCTGCCCAAGGACCGCTACCCGCTGCTCAGCAGCATGGCCGACACCATGGTCGACGGTGGTGGGGACGAGCGTTTCGCGTTCAAGCTGGATGTCTTCCTGCGCGGGCTGGAGTCGTACATCGACAAGCCCGCCGGCTGA
- a CDS encoding MAB_1171c family putative transporter, whose protein sequence is MTATRLLAEAAGPPPLSPAKLAVLALLWLVTVWRLPTAVRAPRTRALWTAFAGVTVLVTLGLPAVTRWVDATSGVHNLVVLIKHLIGLVACKATLTFAAETARPDLADRLRRPHRVVLLTAWAALIVSFSLLDQPTEVVDFYQAYPGSVAAACYALIVAGYLGASMAVGSWLFTTYARRAATRSLRCGLWVLALGTGAGFGYSVLRVCQILLNLADRPMFLAAGVLYAIEWSAIALVLLGSLIPTIGVAARGLRDWRTARRLAPLWSALTTAVPEVVLTARLGRGPRVRLHRLVIEIRDAALVLAPYADASHAEGPHVDADDALSEARWLRLACARRLAGHTPAHPVTAAPGTSFEELDFATETDRLLRLATAYASPAAARAQ, encoded by the coding sequence ATGACCGCGACCCGGCTGCTGGCCGAGGCCGCCGGCCCGCCGCCGCTGTCGCCCGCCAAGCTGGCGGTGCTGGCGCTGCTCTGGCTGGTGACCGTCTGGCGGCTGCCCACCGCCGTGCGGGCGCCGCGCACCCGCGCGCTGTGGACGGCGTTCGCCGGGGTGACCGTGCTGGTCACCCTCGGCCTGCCCGCCGTCACCAGATGGGTGGACGCCACCAGCGGGGTGCACAACCTGGTGGTGCTGATCAAGCACCTGATCGGCCTGGTCGCCTGCAAGGCCACGCTGACCTTCGCCGCCGAGACCGCCCGCCCCGACCTGGCCGACCGGCTGCGCCGCCCGCACCGGGTGGTGCTCCTCACCGCCTGGGCCGCGCTGATCGTCAGCTTCAGCCTGCTGGACCAGCCCACCGAGGTGGTCGACTTCTACCAGGCCTACCCGGGCTCGGTCGCCGCCGCCTGCTACGCGCTGATCGTGGCCGGCTACCTGGGCGCCTCGATGGCCGTCGGCAGCTGGCTCTTCACCACCTACGCCCGCCGGGCCGCCACCCGCTCGCTGCGCTGTGGCCTGTGGGTGCTGGCGCTGGGCACCGGTGCCGGCTTCGGCTACTCCGTGCTGAGGGTCTGCCAGATCCTGCTGAACCTGGCGGACCGGCCGATGTTCCTGGCCGCGGGCGTGCTGTACGCCATCGAGTGGAGCGCCATCGCGCTGGTCCTGCTGGGCAGCCTGATCCCGACCATCGGCGTCGCCGCGCGCGGCCTGCGCGACTGGCGCACCGCCCGCCGGCTGGCCCCGCTCTGGTCCGCGCTCACCACCGCCGTGCCCGAGGTCGTCCTCACCGCCCGGCTCGGCCGCGGCCCCCGGGTCCGGCTGCACCGCCTGGTGATCGAGATCCGGGACGCCGCCCTGGTGCTCGCCCCGTACGCCGACGCCAGCCACGCCGAAGGCCCCCACGTCGACGCCGACGACGCCCTCAGCGAGGCCCGTTGGCTGCGCCTGGCCTGCGCCCGCCGACTGGCCGGCCACACCCCCGCCCACCCGGTGACCGCCGCCCCGGGCACCTCCTTCGAGGAGCTCGACTTCGCCACCGAGACCGACCGGCTGCTCCGCCTCGCCACCGCCTACGCCTCCCCGGCGGCCGCCCGGGCGCAATGA
- a CDS encoding helix-turn-helix domain-containing protein: MSKREQAARRSIADRLDHLFREIHPAGRGPFSYHEVAQAIREQAGPDGPTVSHGTLQQIRTGTKTNPTVRTLEAIAAFFGVPTGYFLDDEVAERVDARVRELKAERADSRPEPADRDRAELADVLADSNVRAVAFRLAGLSPRALKGLRAIVDQVRAVEGLPDVGRSGHRR; encoded by the coding sequence ATGTCGAAGCGTGAACAGGCCGCGCGCCGTTCCATCGCCGACCGGCTGGACCACCTGTTCCGGGAGATCCACCCCGCCGGCCGCGGCCCGTTCAGCTACCACGAGGTGGCCCAGGCGATCCGCGAGCAGGCCGGCCCGGACGGCCCCACCGTCTCGCACGGCACCCTGCAGCAGATCCGCACCGGTACCAAGACCAACCCGACGGTGCGGACCCTGGAGGCCATCGCCGCCTTCTTCGGCGTGCCGACCGGCTACTTCCTGGACGACGAGGTGGCCGAGCGGGTGGACGCCCGGGTCCGCGAGCTCAAGGCCGAGCGGGCCGACTCCCGGCCCGAGCCGGCCGACCGGGACCGCGCCGAGCTCGCCGACGTGCTCGCCGACAGCAACGTGCGGGCCGTGGCCTTCCGGCTGGCCGGCCTCTCACCCCGCGCGCTCAAGGGGCTGCGGGCCATCGTCGACCAGGTCAGGGCCGTCGAGGGCCTGCCGGACGTGGGGCGCAGCGGTCACCGTCGGTGA
- a CDS encoding HAD family hydrolase, with the protein MAAAVAIRTCEDGRVTQAAPRPRLIATDLDGTLLCHGGTVSARTAAALAAAEQAGLQVVFVTGRPPRWMQLLREHIGGHGVAICSNGGAVYDVRRELLLESFPLTPETARTVVELLRERLPGTAFAFEYPGGFSREPHYEVQMWGDAEPHTVAPAEELLADGRPTAGDGAGGNGGAGDGATASYKILAKHPALDPDTFLATARAIVGPLAEITRSSPIALLEISAPGVTKASTLARWCAEQGIDRTEVVAFGDMPNDLEMLAWAGDSYAVANAHPEVLAAVARHTVSNQEDGVALVIEQIVSSLSRTAR; encoded by the coding sequence ATGGCAGCAGCTGTCGCAATCCGCACCTGCGAGGATGGACGGGTGACCCAGGCTGCCCCGCGCCCCCGACTCATCGCCACCGACCTCGACGGCACCCTGCTGTGCCATGGCGGCACCGTCTCGGCCCGCACCGCCGCCGCACTGGCCGCCGCCGAGCAGGCCGGACTCCAGGTGGTCTTCGTCACCGGCCGCCCGCCGCGCTGGATGCAGCTGCTGCGCGAGCACATCGGCGGCCACGGCGTGGCGATCTGCTCCAACGGCGGCGCCGTCTACGACGTGCGTCGCGAGCTGCTGCTGGAGAGCTTCCCGCTGACCCCCGAGACCGCGCGCACGGTGGTCGAGCTGCTGCGCGAGCGACTGCCCGGGACGGCCTTCGCCTTCGAGTACCCCGGCGGCTTCTCCCGGGAGCCGCACTACGAGGTGCAGATGTGGGGCGACGCGGAGCCGCACACCGTCGCGCCCGCCGAGGAGCTGCTCGCCGACGGGCGGCCGACGGCCGGGGACGGCGCCGGCGGGAACGGCGGCGCCGGGGATGGAGCCACCGCCAGCTACAAGATCCTCGCCAAGCACCCCGCGCTGGACCCGGACACCTTCCTGGCCACCGCCCGGGCGATCGTCGGCCCGCTGGCCGAGATCACCCGGTCCAGCCCGATCGCGCTGCTGGAGATCAGCGCCCCCGGCGTCACCAAGGCCAGCACGCTGGCCCGCTGGTGCGCCGAGCAGGGCATCGACCGCACCGAGGTGGTCGCCTTCGGCGACATGCCCAACGACCTGGAGATGCTCGCCTGGGCCGGCGACTCCTACGCGGTCGCCAACGCGCACCCCGAGGTGCTGGCGGCCGTCGCCCGACACACCGTCAGCAACCAGGAGGACGGCGTCGCCCTGGTGATCGAGCAGATCGTCAGTTCGCTCAGCCGAACCGCCCGTTGA
- a CDS encoding YegP family protein produces the protein MGQGDGGRSGASARRGGFQIERATNGRYQWQLKAPNGRIVAVSAPVFESSDEAHRAVAVLRDEAAGLTARITHVRAGIGWIWVVPGPRGLPEARSSRAYERYATCQNAFRRFVALLERQLPLPDRP, from the coding sequence GTGGGCCAGGGTGATGGGGGGCGCTCGGGGGCGTCGGCCCGCCGGGGCGGTTTCCAGATCGAGCGGGCGACGAACGGCCGGTACCAGTGGCAGTTGAAGGCGCCCAACGGCCGGATCGTCGCCGTTTCCGCGCCGGTCTTCGAGAGCTCGGACGAGGCACACCGGGCCGTTGCCGTGCTGCGCGACGAGGCCGCCGGACTGACCGCCCGGATCACCCACGTCCGGGCGGGGATCGGCTGGATCTGGGTGGTCCCGGGGCCGCGCGGCCTGCCCGAGGCCCGCAGCAGTCGAGCCTACGAGCGCTACGCGACCTGCCAGAACGCCTTCCGGCGGTTCGTCGCCCTGCTGGAACGCCAACTGCCGCTCCCGGACAGGCCCTAG
- a CDS encoding sensor histidine kinase — translation MEPTPSDATPGDVTPPPHRVPEISSLGLDTLVTEVSERLQSAAAVTDRMQRLLEAVVSVGAGLDLHATLERIAAGAAELVDARYAALGVISPDGHGLSDFIHLGIDDETAVRIGDLPAGRGILGALIEKPEPLLLDDLTGDPRSVGFPPHHPPMRSFLGEPIRVRDEVFGNIYLTEKRGGGGFTPEDAQVLHALAAAAGVAIENSRLYEEGRRRERWIAGAAAVTTALLSTDEAHAALAVAAEQVRELADAALGMIMLPTGDGGLRVSHASGEAAEFVVGELVPGAGYAAQLRDGESVFIDDMSQDPQLVMRLARNFGPSMALPMVAAGRVLGGLVVWRERGARPFTESEKQLAATFASQAALALRLAEGQRDQQRLAVFQDRDRIARDLHDLVIQRLFATGMMLESAARRAVVPEVKVRLGTAVDELDATIQEVRTTIYALQHDDHGDEPDTLRTRVLREGSQAAAALGFKPSMAFVGPVESLVGDATARQLLAALREMLSNTARHARASRVSVEVDTTVYLDPQGHPVSGDPEATVRPGRPGVLLTVTDDGVGIPEGGRRSGLANLRRRAENLGGAAWHEPGPDRRGTRVRWSARL, via the coding sequence ATGGAGCCCACTCCGAGCGACGCCACCCCGGGCGACGTCACCCCGCCCCCGCACCGCGTCCCGGAGATCTCCTCGCTGGGCCTCGACACCCTGGTCACCGAGGTCTCCGAGCGGCTCCAGTCGGCGGCCGCCGTCACCGACCGGATGCAGCGGCTGCTGGAGGCCGTGGTCTCGGTCGGTGCGGGGCTCGACCTGCACGCCACCCTGGAGCGGATCGCGGCCGGCGCGGCCGAGCTGGTGGACGCCCGGTACGCGGCGCTCGGGGTGATCTCGCCGGACGGGCACGGACTGTCCGACTTCATCCACCTGGGGATCGACGACGAGACGGCGGTCCGGATCGGCGACCTGCCGGCGGGGCGGGGCATCCTGGGCGCGCTGATCGAGAAGCCGGAGCCGCTGCTCCTGGACGACCTGACCGGGGACCCGCGCTCGGTCGGTTTCCCCCCGCACCATCCGCCGATGCGCTCCTTCCTGGGGGAGCCGATCAGGGTCAGGGACGAGGTCTTCGGCAACATCTACCTGACCGAGAAGCGCGGCGGCGGCGGCTTCACACCGGAGGACGCGCAGGTGCTGCACGCGCTGGCGGCGGCGGCCGGGGTGGCGATCGAGAACTCCCGGCTGTACGAGGAGGGCCGCCGCCGGGAGCGCTGGATCGCCGGCGCGGCGGCCGTCACCACCGCGCTGCTCTCCACCGACGAGGCGCACGCCGCCCTCGCGGTGGCGGCCGAGCAGGTGCGGGAGCTGGCGGACGCCGCGCTCGGGATGATCATGCTGCCGACCGGCGACGGGGGACTGCGGGTCTCGCACGCCTCCGGCGAGGCCGCCGAGTTCGTGGTCGGCGAGCTGGTTCCGGGCGCCGGGTACGCGGCCCAGCTGCGGGACGGCGAGAGCGTCTTCATCGACGACATGTCCCAGGACCCGCAGCTGGTGATGCGGCTGGCCCGCAACTTCGGCCCGTCGATGGCACTGCCGATGGTGGCCGCCGGCCGGGTGCTGGGCGGTCTGGTGGTCTGGCGCGAGCGCGGCGCGCGACCGTTCACCGAGTCCGAGAAGCAGCTCGCGGCCACCTTCGCCTCGCAGGCCGCGCTGGCGCTGCGGCTCGCCGAGGGCCAGCGCGACCAGCAGCGCCTGGCGGTCTTCCAGGACCGCGACCGGATCGCCCGGGACCTGCACGACCTGGTGATCCAGCGGCTGTTCGCCACCGGCATGATGCTGGAGAGCGCGGCCCGCCGAGCCGTGGTGCCCGAGGTCAAGGTCCGGCTCGGCACGGCGGTGGACGAGCTGGACGCCACCATCCAGGAGGTCCGCACCACCATCTACGCCCTCCAGCACGACGATCACGGCGACGAGCCGGACACCCTGCGGACCCGGGTGCTGCGCGAGGGCAGCCAGGCGGCGGCCGCGCTCGGCTTCAAGCCCTCGATGGCCTTCGTCGGCCCGGTCGAGAGCCTGGTGGGCGACGCGACCGCCCGTCAACTGCTCGCCGCACTGCGCGAGATGCTCTCCAACACGGCCCGGCACGCCAGGGCCTCGCGGGTGAGCGTGGAGGTGGACACCACCGTCTACCTGGACCCGCAGGGCCATCCGGTCTCCGGCGACCCGGAGGCGACGGTCCGGCCCGGCCGGCCCGGGGTGCTGCTGACCGTCACGGACGACGGCGTGGGCATCCCCGAGGGCGGGCGCCGCAGCGGGCTGGCCAATCTGCGCCGGCGGGCCGAGAACCTGGGCGGCGCGGCCTGGCACGAGCCGGGACCGGACCGGCGCGGGACCAGGGTGCGCTGGTCGGCCCGGCTCTGA
- the cydD gene encoding thiol reductant ABC exporter subunit CydD, with the protein MKPVDPRLLAEARAARRFLAGSVLLGGAGAVLVLCQATLIAEIVVRCFQRGQGIGALALPLALLAAVAVGRAVVAWLTELAAHRSVARVKSRLRGRLVEHATALGPGYLAGRRTGELTTLATRGVDALDDYFSRYLPQLALAVVVPVVLLARIVGADWVSAAIIAGTLPLIPLFMMLIGWATQGRMDRQWRSLARLSHHFLDVVGGLPTLKIFGRAKAQAEAVRRITDEYRRATLRTLRLAFVSSFALELLATLSVALVAVSIGFRLVNGTLDLETGLLVLVLAPEVYLPLRQVGALYHASAEGLAAAEEVFAVLETPVGRVGTVPAPSLAGATVTVSEVTVTHPGRTTPALAGASLTLAPGRTTALTGPSGAGKSTLLAVLLGFVRPDAGTVTVLAADGRRHDLAELDPAGWRAQIAWVPQHPHLFAGTVAENVRLARPSATDAEVRAALAAAQALPFAAPDTVLGEGGAGLSAGQRQRLALARALLTDRPLLLLDEPTANLDGASEAAVVQAVRALAADPARTVLLVAHRPALLAVADSRLHLPAPGPLPTPTSTSTPARSAVPAPRLTPAARTGSRATDPVAAPDQAAGLAADGSSPLRRLTRLFRTADAGRPRRRFALSVLLGSLALGCAVALMATSGWLISKASTQPPVLYLMMAVTAVRAFGVGRSALRYAERLVSHDAVLRTLGSLRVTVYQRLERLAPTALPAFRRGDLLSRLVADVDSVQDWYLRWRLPAAVAVTVSLAAATALGVLLPAAGVVLALGLLLAGAGVPLLAARLSSRTERQQAPARGALATAVVDTCTGTAELTVAGALPRRLAAVRAADRNLTALAARSAATTALGAGLTALLTGLTVAGCALVGVQAVAAGRLGGLCLAVLVLTPLAAFEAVAGLPAAVQVRERSRAAAGRLTEVCDTPDPVAEPSASLRPGGPPYPAPLPADPFPVAVRGLRARHPGQLSWALDGIDLDLAAGRRVAVVGPSGSGKTTLALTLLRLLDQEAGSVTLAAGRPQAVDTRALDGDDVRRAIGLCAQDAHVFDSSLRENLRLALPTATDTDLHEALGAARLLDWVHTLPEGLDTMVGEHGARLSGGQRQRLALARALLADFPLLILDEPAEHLDLRTADALTADLLAATSDRATLLITHRLAGLAEAAVDEILVLDAGRVAERGSWAELTARQDGRLRELWERERAGDRLEAAVG; encoded by the coding sequence CTGGCCGGCTCCGTGCTGCTCGGCGGCGCCGGCGCGGTCCTGGTGCTCTGCCAGGCCACGCTGATCGCCGAGATCGTGGTGCGCTGCTTCCAACGCGGGCAGGGGATCGGTGCGCTGGCCCTGCCGCTGGCGCTGCTCGCCGCCGTCGCGGTCGGGCGGGCCGTGGTCGCCTGGCTCACCGAACTGGCGGCGCACCGTTCGGTGGCCCGGGTGAAGTCGCGGCTGCGCGGACGGCTGGTCGAGCACGCCACCGCACTCGGGCCCGGCTACCTGGCCGGCCGGCGGACCGGCGAACTGACCACCCTCGCCACCCGCGGTGTGGACGCGCTGGACGACTACTTCTCGCGGTACCTGCCGCAGCTCGCCCTCGCCGTGGTGGTGCCGGTGGTGCTGCTCGCCCGGATCGTCGGCGCGGACTGGGTGAGCGCGGCGATCATCGCCGGGACGCTGCCGCTGATCCCGCTCTTCATGATGCTGATCGGCTGGGCCACCCAGGGCCGGATGGACCGCCAGTGGCGCTCCCTGGCCCGGCTCTCGCACCACTTCCTGGACGTGGTCGGCGGACTGCCCACCCTCAAGATCTTCGGCCGGGCCAAGGCACAGGCCGAGGCCGTCCGACGGATCACGGACGAGTACCGGCGGGCCACCCTGCGCACGCTGCGGCTCGCCTTCGTCTCCTCGTTCGCGCTGGAACTGCTCGCCACCCTGTCGGTGGCGCTGGTCGCGGTGTCGATCGGCTTCCGGCTGGTGAACGGGACGCTCGACCTGGAGACCGGGCTGCTGGTGCTGGTCCTCGCCCCCGAGGTCTACCTGCCGCTGCGTCAGGTCGGCGCGCTCTACCACGCGAGCGCCGAGGGACTGGCGGCGGCCGAGGAGGTCTTCGCGGTACTGGAGACGCCGGTCGGCCGGGTCGGGACGGTGCCGGCGCCCTCGCTGGCGGGGGCCACGGTGACGGTCTCCGAGGTGACGGTCACCCACCCGGGACGGACCACACCGGCCCTCGCGGGCGCCTCGCTCACCCTGGCGCCCGGCCGCACCACCGCGCTCACCGGGCCCAGCGGGGCGGGCAAGAGCACGCTGCTCGCGGTGCTGCTGGGGTTCGTGCGGCCCGACGCGGGGACGGTGACCGTGCTCGCCGCGGACGGCCGGCGCCACGACCTCGCCGAGCTCGACCCGGCCGGCTGGCGCGCGCAGATCGCCTGGGTCCCGCAACACCCGCACCTGTTCGCGGGGACGGTCGCGGAGAACGTCCGCCTGGCGCGCCCCTCGGCCACCGACGCCGAGGTGCGGGCCGCGCTGGCGGCGGCGCAGGCGCTGCCGTTCGCCGCTCCGGACACGGTCCTCGGGGAGGGCGGCGCCGGGCTGTCGGCCGGGCAGCGGCAGCGGCTCGCGCTGGCCCGCGCGCTGCTGACGGACCGTCCGCTGCTGCTCCTGGACGAGCCGACGGCGAACCTCGACGGTGCGAGCGAGGCGGCGGTGGTGCAGGCGGTGCGCGCCCTGGCGGCGGACCCCGCGCGCACGGTCCTCCTGGTCGCCCACCGCCCCGCCCTGCTCGCCGTGGCCGACAGCCGCCTCCACCTTCCCGCCCCGGGCCCGCTCCCCACACCCACATCCACATCCACACCCGCCCGCAGCGCCGTGCCGGCCCCGAGGCTCACCCCGGCCGCCCGGACCGGCTCCAGGGCGACCGATCCGGTGGCCGCCCCCGATCAGGCGGCCGGTCTGGCGGCCGACGGCTCCTCGCCCCTGCGGCGGCTCACCCGGCTCTTCCGTACCGCCGATGCCGGCCGCCCGCGCCGTCGGTTCGCGCTGTCCGTCCTGCTCGGTTCGCTGGCGCTCGGGTGTGCGGTGGCGCTGATGGCGACCTCGGGGTGGTTGATCTCCAAGGCTTCGACGCAGCCGCCGGTGCTCTACCTCATGATGGCCGTCACGGCGGTGCGCGCCTTCGGGGTCGGCCGCAGCGCGCTGCGCTACGCCGAGCGCCTGGTCTCGCACGACGCGGTGCTGCGCACCCTCGGCAGCCTGCGGGTGACCGTCTACCAGCGTCTGGAGCGGCTCGCGCCCACCGCGCTTCCCGCGTTCCGGCGGGGCGACCTGCTCTCCCGGCTGGTCGCGGACGTCGACTCCGTGCAGGACTGGTACCTGCGCTGGCGGCTGCCCGCCGCCGTCGCGGTCACCGTCTCGCTCGCCGCCGCCACCGCGCTCGGGGTCCTGCTCCCCGCCGCCGGCGTCGTGCTCGCGCTCGGGCTGCTGCTGGCCGGCGCCGGGGTACCGCTGCTCGCCGCCCGGCTCTCCTCCCGGACGGAGCGTCAGCAGGCCCCGGCCCGCGGGGCGCTCGCCACCGCGGTGGTCGACACCTGCACCGGTACCGCCGAGCTCACCGTCGCCGGGGCGCTCCCCCGCCGCCTGGCCGCCGTACGAGCGGCGGACCGCAACCTCACCGCGCTCGCCGCCCGCTCCGCCGCGACCACCGCGCTCGGCGCCGGCCTGACCGCGCTGCTCACCGGCCTCACGGTCGCCGGCTGCGCGCTGGTCGGCGTGCAGGCGGTGGCGGCCGGGCGGCTCGGCGGCCTCTGCCTGGCGGTCCTCGTCCTCACTCCGCTCGCCGCCTTCGAGGCGGTGGCCGGCCTGCCGGCGGCTGTCCAGGTGCGTGAGCGCAGCCGGGCCGCCGCCGGGCGGCTCACCGAGGTCTGCGACACACCCGACCCGGTGGCGGAGCCCTCCGCCAGCCTTCGGCCGGGGGGACCTCCCTATCCCGCCCCGCTCCCCGCCGACCCGTTCCCGGTCGCGGTCCGCGGCCTGCGCGCCCGTCACCCCGGGCAGCTGTCCTGGGCCCTGGACGGCATCGACCTCGACCTGGCCGCCGGCCGCCGGGTCGCCGTGGTCGGCCCGTCCGGCTCGGGCAAGACCACCCTGGCCCTGACGCTGCTGCGGCTGCTGGACCAGGAGGCGGGCAGCGTCACCCTCGCGGCCGGCCGTCCACAGGCTGTGGATACCCGCGCGCTCGACGGCGACGACGTGCGCCGGGCGATCGGCCTGTGCGCCCAGGACGCCCACGTCTTCGACAGCTCGCTGCGGGAGAACCTCCGGCTGGCCCTCCCGACCGCCACCGACACCGACCTGCACGAGGCGCTCGGCGCCGCCCGCCTGCTCGACTGGGTGCACACCCTCCCCGAGGGCCTGGACACCATGGTCGGCGAGCACGGTGCCCGTCTCTCCGGCGGCCAGCGCCAGCGCCTCGCCCTGGCCCGCGCACTGCTCGCGGACTTCCCGCTGCTGATCCTCGACGAGCCGGCCGAACACCTCGACCTGCGCACCGCCGACGCCCTCACCGCCGACCTGCTCGCTGCCACCAGCGACCGCGCCACCCTGCTGATCACCCACCGCTTGGCCGGCCTGGCCGAGGCGGCGGTGGACGAGATCCTGGTGCTGGACGCGGGTCGGGTGGCGGAGCGGGGGAGCTGGGCGGAGCTGACGGCACGCCAGGACGGTCGGCTGCGTGAGCTGTGGGAGCGCGAGCGGGCCGGCGACCGGCTCGAAGCCGCGGTCGGCTGA